The following proteins are encoded in a genomic region of Bradyrhizobium sp. SK17:
- a CDS encoding nickel/cobalt transporter, protein MIKSQTIALTALTAIFIACTMGIVSAWSAPFGAPHLASAASTSGLMGWIFAEQAAFYRSLSGFIRAAKEDGAAMWELFGVSFVYGVFHAVGPGHGKAVISSYLVANEETWRRGVVLSFVSAAIQSVVAIIVVAIAAALLGATAKVIGLTVHLVEITSYALVTLIGLRLFYVKGRSFLIACRELTWRRAPELAFASATGAGTLRTQTVQLPGRAFGAMAMRGGRCMIDGCAVHSFHCHDDHHESAWGHAHGPGPAELAGAGGWRRGLSAVIAVGLRPCSGAIIVLIFALAQDLFWTGVGATLIMGLGTAATVAAIAIVAVSARGLANRVARTRAGFGMLAMRAIEAGAATLIVAFGIMLLAGYMASEQLWMFTG, encoded by the coding sequence ATGATCAAATCGCAGACCATCGCCTTGACTGCGCTAACGGCGATCTTCATTGCCTGCACAATGGGTATCGTGTCGGCGTGGAGCGCGCCGTTTGGCGCGCCCCATTTGGCAAGTGCCGCGTCCACATCCGGACTGATGGGCTGGATTTTCGCGGAACAGGCCGCCTTCTATCGTTCTCTCTCGGGCTTCATCCGAGCCGCCAAGGAGGACGGGGCCGCGATGTGGGAGCTGTTCGGTGTTTCCTTCGTCTATGGCGTTTTTCATGCTGTGGGTCCGGGGCATGGCAAAGCAGTGATCTCCTCCTACCTCGTCGCCAATGAGGAGACCTGGCGCCGCGGTGTTGTGCTGTCATTTGTGTCTGCAGCCATCCAATCGGTCGTTGCTATCATTGTCGTGGCCATCGCTGCGGCTCTGCTCGGCGCAACCGCCAAGGTGATCGGGCTAACCGTCCACCTGGTCGAGATCACCAGCTATGCTCTCGTTACCCTGATCGGTCTCAGGCTTTTCTATGTCAAAGGTCGCTCTTTCCTGATCGCCTGCCGTGAATTGACCTGGCGTCGCGCGCCCGAGCTTGCTTTTGCTTCGGCTACGGGTGCCGGGACTTTGCGTACTCAAACCGTTCAGTTGCCAGGCCGGGCGTTCGGTGCGATGGCCATGCGCGGCGGGCGATGCATGATCGATGGATGCGCTGTGCACAGCTTTCATTGCCACGACGACCATCACGAGTCGGCTTGGGGACATGCCCATGGGCCCGGGCCGGCGGAGCTCGCCGGCGCGGGCGGCTGGCGCCGAGGCCTGTCCGCCGTCATCGCGGTTGGACTGCGGCCCTGTTCCGGCGCGATCATCGTGCTCATCTTCGCGCTGGCCCAGGACCTGTTCTGGACGGGTGTAGGCGCGACGCTGATCATGGGATTGGGCACCGCCGCGACTGTAGCGGCAATCGCAATCGTCGCGGTCAGCGCACGCGGGCTCGCAAATCGCGTCGCCCGGACGCGGGCAGGGTTCGGCATGCTCGCGATGCGCGCGATCGAAGCGGGCGCCGCGACACTTATCGTCGCCTTTGGCATAATGCTGCTGGCGGGCTACATGGCCAGCGAGCAACTCTGGATGTTCACCGGGTAG
- a CDS encoding cation transporter translates to MADHCHDDCCADADASTLPAWRRALWIALAVNAGMFAVEIGAGLVAGSSSLQADSLDFLGDAANYAISLSVTGLMLSWRARAALLKGLTLFALGAWVAATTIVHAYHGILPRAELMGAVGLLALATNGAVALMLYRFRSGDANMRSVWICSRNDAIGNVAVLLAAIGVFGIGTGWPDVIVASIMAILALSGGFQIVRHAAAELRSEPRASQMGGRAL, encoded by the coding sequence ATGGCTGACCATTGTCATGATGACTGTTGCGCTGACGCGGACGCTTCGACGTTACCAGCCTGGCGACGCGCGCTGTGGATTGCGCTCGCGGTCAACGCCGGGATGTTCGCCGTCGAGATCGGCGCCGGCTTGGTAGCCGGCTCCAGCTCGCTTCAAGCAGACTCTCTCGACTTTCTCGGTGATGCCGCGAACTACGCAATCAGCCTCAGCGTGACCGGCTTGATGCTAAGCTGGCGGGCGCGTGCTGCGCTCCTCAAAGGGCTCACCTTGTTTGCGTTGGGCGCGTGGGTAGCAGCAACGACCATCGTCCACGCCTATCATGGGATTCTGCCGAGGGCCGAGCTCATGGGGGCGGTAGGCTTGCTCGCTCTAGCTACCAACGGCGCCGTCGCACTCATGCTATATCGCTTCCGCAGCGGCGACGCGAACATGCGATCCGTCTGGATATGTTCGCGTAACGACGCAATCGGCAACGTCGCGGTCCTCCTGGCTGCGATCGGTGTATTCGGCATCGGGACCGGCTGGCCAGACGTGATCGTTGCCTCGATCATGGCTATCCTCGCGCTTTCAGGCGGCTTTCAAATCGTACGCCATGCCGCCGCAGAACTTCGCAGCGAGCCACGGGCGTCACAGATGGGCGGAAGGGCGCTGTGA